From Echinicola soli, a single genomic window includes:
- a CDS encoding RagB/SusD family nutrient uptake outer membrane protein yields MKKQSIIYTLALTALFSCTDLDEELRSELPKDKAEAFLKENVDYSSLMETVYRDFDSRYIQHAGCVWLFQEISGDAAIVPSRPSGWDNGGVYRQLHTHTWVPTNPYIQSLWRGLNKGIFDATNVLSFDPSAELAAEARFLRAFFMYSVLDLFDQVPFREPGDDLLEPSTVLRGKAAADFIIEEVEEVLPDLVADGPAYRASQNAAHGLLAKLYLNKGVYENREAPQFATSDMDKVIMHVDAIQGKSLGFYWDSFVPENNSTSSELVFTIEGLGGVRSHSLWVWWHAIFPTEMTLPNGGGWNGFCSTPEVYELFEENDVRRYYEHPLTEAHGYNAGFLTGQQTDAEGNPLPDVVFTKEVPKIVGATLWNGYRPVKYIPDYEYPGAANNDVVLLRYADLLLMKAEALWRNGDNATALGIINQVRERNNIGPLEEVNAQVLLDERGRELFWEGHRRQDMVRFGTFLGEWTLKEASDPKYLIFPIPPADVLSNPNLDQNPGF; encoded by the coding sequence ATGAAAAAACAATCCATAATATATACGCTGGCGTTGACCGCTTTATTTTCCTGCACGGATCTCGATGAGGAATTGCGTTCAGAGCTACCAAAAGACAAGGCAGAGGCCTTTCTAAAAGAAAATGTAGACTATAGCTCCTTGATGGAAACGGTTTATCGAGACTTTGATAGCCGATATATCCAGCATGCAGGCTGTGTATGGCTCTTCCAGGAGATCAGCGGGGATGCGGCCATTGTTCCTTCCCGTCCTTCCGGTTGGGACAACGGCGGAGTGTACCGCCAGCTGCATACGCATACCTGGGTACCGACCAATCCTTATATCCAATCCCTTTGGAGAGGCTTGAACAAAGGGATCTTCGATGCCACCAATGTGCTTTCCTTTGATCCATCGGCTGAGCTGGCTGCAGAGGCGAGGTTCCTCCGGGCATTTTTCATGTACTCGGTTTTGGACTTGTTTGATCAAGTGCCTTTCCGAGAACCAGGAGACGATCTGCTGGAACCTTCTACTGTACTTCGGGGCAAGGCGGCTGCAGATTTTATCATCGAGGAAGTAGAAGAGGTTCTTCCTGACCTAGTCGCTGATGGACCAGCCTACAGGGCTTCGCAGAATGCTGCCCATGGGCTTTTGGCAAAGCTATACCTGAACAAGGGCGTATATGAAAACCGTGAAGCACCTCAGTTTGCCACTTCGGATATGGATAAGGTGATCATGCATGTCGATGCCATTCAAGGTAAAAGCCTGGGTTTTTACTGGGACAGTTTTGTACCGGAAAATAACAGTACTTCTTCGGAATTAGTCTTTACGATCGAGGGATTGGGAGGAGTTAGGTCGCATTCGCTTTGGGTATGGTGGCACGCCATTTTTCCTACCGAGATGACACTTCCCAACGGTGGAGGCTGGAATGGCTTCTGCTCCACACCGGAAGTCTATGAGCTATTTGAGGAAAATGATGTCAGAAGATATTACGAGCACCCGTTGACGGAAGCCCACGGCTATAATGCAGGCTTTCTGACAGGACAGCAGACAGATGCTGAAGGAAACCCGTTGCCGGATGTGGTCTTTACCAAGGAGGTACCCAAGATTGTGGGAGCCACGCTTTGGAACGGCTATCGGCCAGTAAAATATATTCCCGATTATGAATATCCTGGAGCAGCAAACAATGATGTCGTATTGCTTCGCTATGCGGACCTTTTGCTGATGAAAGCCGAAGCTTTATGGCGCAATGGAGATAATGCCACTGCACTGGGAATCATTAACCAAGTAAGGGAAAGAAATAATATTGGCCCACTGGAGGAGGTGAATGCCCAAGTGCTATTGGACGAGAGGGGAAGAGAGCTGTTTTGGGAAGGTCATCGTAGACAGGATATGGTTCGTTTTGGAACATTCTTGGGTGAATGGACACTCAAGGAGGCCTCTGATCCGAAATACTTGATCTTTCCGATTCCACCTGCCGATGTGCTTTCCAATCCAAATTTGGATCAGAATCCTGGGTTCTGA